The sequence TGGGTgggccagggtggggagaggtggccTGGGAAGGGCTGTGCCCCCAGTCcccctctcctgcctcttgcAGCCTGTGTGGAGGCCTACGTGAAGGAGACAGAGCAGCAGGCCTGCAGCGAGGGCTGCTGGAGCCAGAATCCAGAGCCGGAGCCCGAAGCCGAGCCTGAGCTGGAGCAGAAGGTGGGCGCCCTCCCGCCTGTGGCCCCAGGCCCATCCCCCCTCTCCTCTACCCCCCCCAAATCTGCACTCATATCCAGCATCTCTGAAGCTCTCCATTCCATTCGGGGCCTACTGGGTGTCCTTGATTAAGCCATTTCACATCCCAAGACTCAATTATCATCTCTGTgacttctccccctcccctcccctgctgccgCCGAAACAGCCACCGTTTACATTACTTAGCAAGCGTTTGTCCTGGTCCAGGCCTGACCTCAGCCTGTCCTCAATTCCTTGGGCCACCCGGAGGCACCTGAGAGAGTGAGGCACCTGAGACAGTGTCATCCTCATTTCATGCCCACAGAGCaactggccaaggtcacacagggctGTGCAGAGGTGGGATTTAAAGCCAGTGCCACTAGGGCTTGTGAccacccctcacctccctcaTCCTCAGTGCCACAAGAGCTGACTACTGACCACCTACATGCCAGCTACTGGTCTAATCACGTTCCTCGTGAGGAACAAGTGGCCACTCTCATCTGGGGTGGCTCAGAACGGAGGTGCAGGGAACAGCCTCCCAAGCACACAGGTAgtacccctccccccactccaggGAGAAATAATAACTGCTCACCTATCATAGTCTGTGAGAGAGTCTAGAAAACGCTGCATCAGGGGAAGCTGAGACACAGGAAATCCTTCATCATAGCCAGAAACGCATGGGCTGGGATTCCCCAGAAAGCCCTTTCCCTCTTCACTCATTTTCCTCCACCCCTTCCAGGCTTTCACTGTTCATAAAAGCACAGTGCACTATCATTTCTTCCTATTCTGAGTTCTCTCCTGATGCTGTCAAAATAAGAACAATGATggtgatatttttaataatagtagCTACTACATGTTAGGCACTTGTACCATTGTCTAGTTGAAATCTCATAGCAACCCCATGAGGGAAGAGAATCATCCCCATTTCAGGGCTCGGAGAGGGCAATCCACTTTCCCAAGGGCACACAGTCAGCCAAATACAGTGCTGAGGTCTGTGTTCATTGTATGAAGCCCTGTTGCCTCAAACCACTTAGTGAATTTTGATCACAATCAATTctcccagctcccctcccacTGGTTAATGCCCTACATTGGTGACATTTCTGTGCCTTGGGCCTCCCCCTGGCAGAGAAAAGTCCTGGAAGCTCCAAGTGGGGCCCTCTCGCTCCTGGACTTGTTTTCCACCCTCTGCAATGACCTTGTCAACTCGGCGCAGGGCTTCGTCTCCTCCACCTGGACATACTACCTGCAGACTGACAATGGGAAGGTGGTGGTGTTCCAGGTGAGGGCTCTGACAGGGGCCGCACTAGAGTAGTGGTTGGGTGGTCAGGCTAAGAAGGTGGGATGAGTTGGTTCTTGGCTCATGGGATGCAAAGTCCACAGGAGACAagcttcaggcacagctggatccaggggtTCAGTGTCTCACTCCACTGCTGGACTCTGCTGTCCTTTTTGGTGGCTTTATTCTCAGGCAAGCACATTCCTCCCCACAGCAGGGTGGATGCCTGAGGCTCTAGATGACAACCTCTCTGAGGTTTTAACTGAGCTGATTGGCCCTGGTTCAGTCATGTGATAACCTCTCAGCCAATCCCCGTGATTCTACTGGCATGCCTTGGATCACATCCCTACTTTAGGAGCAAGACAAATCAGGGCCCCACATTAGCAGGGAACAGCATCCCTGGTATCACAGCTCACAGCTCCATAGAGGGTGTCCTCTCTGTCTCCAGGGGAACTAGGTGCCAGCTGGGCTTGGGACAATGTAACCTACAGGGGGCACAGAGAGGTGCCTCCTAGGGCCAAGATGGTGCCTTTCTAAAGGGCTTCTCTGTGCTGTATTGTTCCTGGCCCAGACCCAGCCTGTGGTAGAGAGCCTGGGGCACGAGGGGGCCCGTCTGCAGCGAGTGGAGGTGACCTGGCGGGGATCCCACCCTGAGGCCTTGGAGGTGCATGTTGGTAAGGTCCAAGCCTAGACCCGTGTTCCTTCCACAGGTGGCTCCACTGTCACAAGGGGTTCTCCTGACAAATGAACCCTTGAGGATTGGGATTTCCATCTCTCAGCTCCTGGGGTTCCTTGGTCCATCTCCCTGGGTTCCATGGTGCATCTCCCGTTTCCATGGTCCATCTCCCAGGGTTCCATGGTTCATCTCCCAGGGGTCCATGGTCCATCTTTCAGGGTTCTGATTTATTCCAGGACCCCATGCCCCATTGCCCCAGGTCCtggcctcctttctgttctccatGGCTGCTGTCGCCTCTTGGCGAAGGCCTGGAGGCTGCTGAGAGGTGACCTATTCTCTCAGACCCTGTAGGCCCCTTGGACAAGGTAAGGAAGGCCAAGATTCGAGTCAAGACCAGCAGCAAGGCCAAGGTGGAGTCCGATGAGCTGCAGGACAACGACTTCCTCAGTTGCATGTCCCGGTGGGTTGCAGAACCTTGGGGAtggtggaggggggtggggccAGAGGGGAGTGACTATCTGGCCCAACTAGGGCCACTGAGCGTGCCTGCCGGGTGGGGCAGGCGCTCCGGGCTTCCTCGCTGGATCCTGGCCTGCTGCCTCTTTCTTTCCGTGCTGGTGATGCTGTGGCTGAGCTGTTCCACCCTGGTGACCGCGCCCGGCCAGCACCTCAAGTTCCAGGTGGGTGGGGCCcacaggcaggggtgggaggagaactGCTCCCTCGTCTGGATAGAGCTGCCCCCTCTCCCATGGAGGCAGGGACCCCTGACTTGCTGCGTGACATTAGGCAAGTTTCTTCACTCCCTTATGAAATGGGGGAAACAACTCCCACCCTTAGTAGGGGCAACCTCAGGTCAGGGGTGGGAAGGAGTCTTGCCAGGTTGGGGACTCATAGCCCTcgctccctcttcctccccctgcaGCCCCTGTCTCTGGAGCAGCACAAGGGCTTTATGGTAGAGCCAGACTGGCCCCTGTACCCTCCCCCGTTGCACGCCTTTGCAGACAATCCCCCGCCCTACAAGCTGAAGCTGGACCTGACCAAGCTGTAGGCCTCCATTGCCAAGTTCAGGAGCTCCTTGGGTCTCACTTGCCCGTTGCCTAGGAGTCCGGGTCAGGGTGGGACGGTCCTTGGGCTCCTCCTCTCCCCAAATTCTTCTTCTCTTCCcagtcccacccctcccccctccccctcccccacccatcctGGGGTTGCCCTGCCCCTCCTGGGGGGCGGGATCTGACCTTGGTTCCTCCACACCCCGCTTCCCCAGAGCGTGTTACTTTTGTCTTCTATCGTGTAGCTTCTTGAGTATTTCAACCCCAGTTCTGTGCTGCctacctccttcctcctttctcccctctggGGGGTTGAGGCCACAGGGGAGCCGCTTCGTTCCTGGGCTtccccctttctccccaccccaccaccggAGATGTAGCCTCGTGAGAggaggccccccacccccaagagggGAGGTGGTGGGTAGCTCCAGGCTGGGAGTTGCAGCATGGTGGTCGGGAGGAATAAACCATGATATAAAACCCATCTTGGACTGAGCCTGCTTCTGTTGGTCTTTCCACCTGTCTCTTGGGGACTGGCCTGAACGTGGCCATGACCCCTGCCCACCAGGCCCTTTCTGAGATGCGGGAGGTGAACTTCGGGAACTCCCCGTGGCTTGAGTGGTGAGAACCAGCTGACACCTGGAAGGACAGCCCCTCTGCTACCCAGCGCACATCACATTCCTAACTAGGGGTGACTCTGGATAAGCGGCTTGGGCCACCTGCCTGGCCCAGGTGGGTCAGTGCCCCTTCCTGGGCCTCCATGTGGCTCCTGTGAAATGGACAGGTCACATCTTGAAGAGGACATTTGTTAACTTTGTCACCACCTGGCTTCCATCTGCCTTTCTTTTTGGGATGGAGCTCTGCCCCGTTGGGGGCAGTCTCAGGGTCCTGTCCACAGGTTCTCTCCCCTTCCTTACCCAAGAGGTCCAGACTTGGCGTTCTTTCCTGCACTTTGCATTCAAGAGGAGTCTTGTAGGACAGGAACAGCCCACCCTGATGAGGCCACAGCCATGGCACTCCATCCTTCCTGTCCATTCTGCAGACTCCCCAAGATCCTCCCAGTAAATCTTTTGGTTAAGTAGGCTAGAGTTGTTTCTGTTGCTGGCAACCAGAGATTCTTGGCTGGTGGGGGCCGCATCTCCTGGGAAGAGTTTGGGATGAGGGACATGGTGGTCAATGTGGCACAGATTTCCAAGGTCTGATGGAGGCCTGTGGGTGATGAGTGACTGGTTGGGGGAGGGTGAGTTAGAGAGAGCTGAGTGGGGCTGATGATCTGCCCCACCACCCTTCACCCCGCCCGGTGTCCTGGGAGGTTGATTCACTTGGGCCCTCAGCCTCTGCTAGAGTCAGCCTGGGGGCCACCAGCaggaggtggaaggaaggaggagtgaGAAGTTGGGGGtttctctccctgtttctctccctGCATCCTCCAACCCAATGCCACAACTCCACCAAATGAGCCTTCAGCCTGGGCGTGTTAACAGCTCCCCACTGTTGCCCATCCTGTGTGCTGCACCACCCCATGTCAGTTACCCAACCCTGCGGCGCCTTTGTAAATATCCCCTTTATTACTGCTCTCCTGAATCTTCCATTCTGACTGGCTCCTGCTTGCTGCCAGGACCCTGCCTGATATCATGAGCGTCAGGATTCAACATAAAGACAATTTAGGCCCCTGAGTACATTTCTGGGCCCAGTGTAGGGTTTCAGAGCAGCCCCGGGAATGTCACCAGGAAATAAGACCTGGGCAGAGGTGAGACGTGATGGCAGGCCAGCGCTGCCCAGCAGAACATTGTGTGATGACGGAAACGTTCTTTCTGCGCCACCTGCAGCCACATGGTGTTGCACAGCCCTGGCTAGTGCGACTCAAGGACTGTTTCCTGGTTCTTTAGTTTGAGTTGATGTACATTTAAggtttttcctctattttttcgTGGTGGTAAAAGATATGCAtcacataaaatttgccattttagccAGTTTTTAAGAGTACAATTCAGGGGCATTAGGTACATCTGCAATGTTGTGCGATGATCACCATTATCTATTTAAATGATTACCCTAATTCTGGGGTCTAGTGCTGCCATGAGGAGCCCAAATATCCACATGAACCAACAAGGACCCCCATGACTTGGCCCAATTAGCATCTCCAACCACTTCTACAGAGGCTTTGTCCCTTGCTGACATGGGTTCTTTCTGGATCCCTCAAACCTACCTTGTTCCTTCCAGCCCCAGGGCCTTTacacttgcatctccctctgcCAGCAACACCCTCGAAGCCCTGTTCTACCAAAGTTCTCAACAAAAAGGGCTCCTGCTCAACCAAAGACATCCCCACCACCCCAGACTCGGCCAGCATCCCCTGTTATACCCATGTTCAGCTCCCTGTTCGTCTTCCCTGTGCTTACCACATTTACAGTCGATTAATAATTATTTGCTTCAATGTCAGCCTCGTTTAACATAATTTTATGAGCTCCAGGAAGGCAGCTCCCTAGGGTCTCACATGTGAACTGGCATGGAGCAGGTGACCAGTAATTATTTTTGCTTGGGTGTCTCCCTGTTTCCCTCTCAGACCCCAGAAGCAGTTTCACCTagtcacgtccattctctacacaaGTCTGACCTTGTCCCTCTCCTACAAGCTCCCTGTTGCCCTCAGACACCACCTAATTTCCTCtgcttaccttttcttttttttttttttaacttgtggcatgcgggattttttttgtttttgttgtggcatgtgaactcttagttgcggcatgcacgcgagagtcttacctactggaccaccagggaagtacctccTCTGCTTACCTTTTAAGGGCTTTTAATCCTCACCAAGCTGGCAGCCACCACCTCTTATGTTCCTCCAAACTTTTAGTCTGAAGACATAAGGGACATCAAtgttccagcctccagaccttTGCTATAGTTGCTCCCTCTGCTCAGAACACCATCATAGACTTGGTAGGAATCTACCTGTCACCTTGTCACCCTCATCTTGCTCTCTAACAGAACTCTGGTTTGGTTTGATCAAAGCTATGTGGCTCAGGGGAAGTTGAGCAGCATGACCCAAGCTTCCTCTGGTATTGGTGGGATTTATTGGGAGAGAGACATGCCCTGTTAAGTGGGGTTGTTGAGCTGGGAGAATGTCAGTCCGAAGCTAGAGGGATGGAAAGAGACAGTATCTTCATGCCTTTGCTGGAAGTCCTGGATCAGGCTGTGcctgaagccatcttgtccttgATTTTTTGGCTTAAGCCAGTTTGTGTTGGGTTCCTTGGAACTGAAAAGTTGTGACTGATCCCGGTCTCTttgtcctccctcccctctc comes from Tursiops truncatus isolate mTurTru1 chromosome 3, mTurTru1.mat.Y, whole genome shotgun sequence and encodes:
- the TMEM59L gene encoding transmembrane protein 59-like isoform X1 — encoded protein: MASVALMPLLLLLLQPPPATPAPPARDPFALQLGDTQSCQLRCRDRYPNPQPAQEELEEDPTESRKANAHNRAVLISACERGCRLFSICRFVARSSKPNATQAECEAACVEAYVKETEQQACSEGCWSQNPEPEPEAEPELEQKRKVLEAPSGALSLLDLFSTLCNDLVNSAQGFVSSTWTYYLQTDNGKVVVFQTQPVVESLGHEGARLQRVEVTWRGSHPEALEVHVDPVGPLDKVRKAKIRVKTSSKAKVESDELQDNDFLSCMSRRSGLPRWILACCLFLSVLVMLWLSCSTLVTAPGQHLKFQPLSLEQHKGFMVEPDWPLYPPPLHAFADNPPPYKLKLDLTKL
- the TMEM59L gene encoding transmembrane protein 59-like isoform X2, whose protein sequence is MASVALMPLLLLLLQPPPATPAPPARDPFALQLGDTQSCQLRCRDRYPNPQPAQEELEEDPTESRKANAHNRAVLISACERGCRLFSICRFVARSSKPNATQAECEAACVEAYVKETEQQACSEGCWSQNPEPEPEAEPELEQKGFVSSTWTYYLQTDNGKVVVFQTQPVVESLGHEGARLQRVEVTWRGSHPEALEVHVDPVGPLDKVRKAKIRVKTSSKAKVESDELQDNDFLSCMSRRSGLPRWILACCLFLSVLVMLWLSCSTLVTAPGQHLKFQPLSLEQHKGFMVEPDWPLYPPPLHAFADNPPPYKLKLDLTKL